One Monomorium pharaonis isolate MP-MQ-018 chromosome 4, ASM1337386v2, whole genome shotgun sequence DNA segment encodes these proteins:
- the LOC105828843 gene encoding uncharacterized protein LOC105828843: MTRDDTIITKMEHVEESLKDTLYRVEMIERKLKTKLLTAENREKLENELEEVKEVLRRNEKELQNLRKENSKSFMITACLVFVCFLIYGIYLLIFGNV; this comes from the exons ATGACACGTGACGATACCATCATTACTAAG ATGGAACACGTGGAGGAAAGCTTAAAAGATACTTTATATAGGGTCGAAATGATCGAGAGAAAGCTCAAGACAAAACTACTCACTGCAGAAAATCGAGAGAAATTAGAGAATGAGCTCGAGGAAGTTAAAGAAGTTCTCAGGCGAAACGAAAAAGAGTTGCAAAACTTAAGAAAGGAAAACTCAAAGTCTTTTATGATAACAGCGTGCTTGGTATTTGTGTGCTTCCTTATATatggaatatatttattgattttcgGAAATGTTTAA
- the LOC118645400 gene encoding pyrimidodiazepine synthase-like isoform X3 — MSVKHLSTGSVPPPLVPGKIRLYSMRFCPYAQRIHLVLDAKRIPYDIVNVNLTHKPDWLIEKSPLNKVPCIELEDGETLYESLIIADYLDDAYPQNKLYPSNPLAKAKDKLLIDRFNTVISTIYKALYSEMALEQDVFNEALTGLELFDQELARRETPFFGGSKPA; from the exons ATGAGCGTGAAGCATCTGAGTACCg GTTCGGTACCACCGCCCCTCGTACCCGGCAAAATACGCTTGTACAGCATGCGCTTCTGCCCGTACGCACAGAGAATACACCTCGTGCTGGATGCTAAGCGAATTCC ATACGACATTGTGAATGTGAATCTAACGCACAAGCCAGATTGGTTGATAGAAAAGAGCCCCTTGAATAAAGTTCCTTGTATCGAATTGGAGGATGGAGAAACGCTGTATGAAAGCCTAATTATCGCTGATTATCTGGACGACGCATATCCACAGAACAAGCTGTATCCAAGTAATCCTTTAGCAAAAgctaaagataaattattgatcGATAGATTTAATACAGTAATATCGACTATTTATAAG GCACTTTATTCAGAAATGGCATTGGAGCAGGATGTATTCAATGAGGCGTTAACTGGCTTAGAACTCTTTGATCAGGAATTGGCGAGGAGAGAAACTCCCTTTTTTGGAGGCAGCAAACCTG CTTGA
- the LOC118645400 gene encoding pyrimidodiazepine synthase-like isoform X1, giving the protein MSVKHLSTGSVPPPLVPGKIRLYSMRFCPYAQRIHLVLDAKRIPYDIVNVNLTHKPDWLIEKSPLNKVPCIELEDGETLYESLIIADYLDDAYPQNKLYPSNPLAKAKDKLLIDRFNTVISTIYKALYSEMALEQDVFNEALTGLELFDQELARRETPFFGGSKPGMLDLMIWPWCERADVIRIIKGEQFVIPRDRFLRLLEWRVAMKEDPAVSGSFLDAEVHAKYMRSRLAGTPQYDLIVNS; this is encoded by the exons ATGAGCGTGAAGCATCTGAGTACCg GTTCGGTACCACCGCCCCTCGTACCCGGCAAAATACGCTTGTACAGCATGCGCTTCTGCCCGTACGCACAGAGAATACACCTCGTGCTGGATGCTAAGCGAATTCC ATACGACATTGTGAATGTGAATCTAACGCACAAGCCAGATTGGTTGATAGAAAAGAGCCCCTTGAATAAAGTTCCTTGTATCGAATTGGAGGATGGAGAAACGCTGTATGAAAGCCTAATTATCGCTGATTATCTGGACGACGCATATCCACAGAACAAGCTGTATCCAAGTAATCCTTTAGCAAAAgctaaagataaattattgatcGATAGATTTAATACAGTAATATCGACTATTTATAAG GCACTTTATTCAGAAATGGCATTGGAGCAGGATGTATTCAATGAGGCGTTAACTGGCTTAGAACTCTTTGATCAGGAATTGGCGAGGAGAGAAACTCCCTTTTTTGGAGGCAGCAAACCTGGTATGTTGGACCTTATGATATGGCCATGGTGTGAAAGAGCAGATGTGATAAGGATTATAAAGGGAGAGCAGTTTGTTATACCTCGGGATCGTTTTTTGCGACtg CTTGAATGGAGAGTTGCCATGAAAGAGGATCCTGCGGTGAGCGGCAGTTTTCTGGATGCCGAAGTACATGCCAAGTATATGCGCAGTCGTCTAGCAGGGACACCTCAATATGATTTAATAGTCAATAGCTAA
- the LOC118645400 gene encoding pyrimidodiazepine synthase-like isoform X2, producing MNMPSFRYDIVNVNLTHKPDWLIEKSPLNKVPCIELEDGETLYESLIIADYLDDAYPQNKLYPSNPLAKAKDKLLIDRFNTVISTIYKALYSEMALEQDVFNEALTGLELFDQELARRETPFFGGSKPGMLDLMIWPWCERADVIRIIKGEQFVIPRDRFLRLLEWRVAMKEDPAVSGSFLDAEVHAKYMRSRLAGTPQYDLIVNS from the exons ATGAATATGCCTTCTTTCAG ATACGACATTGTGAATGTGAATCTAACGCACAAGCCAGATTGGTTGATAGAAAAGAGCCCCTTGAATAAAGTTCCTTGTATCGAATTGGAGGATGGAGAAACGCTGTATGAAAGCCTAATTATCGCTGATTATCTGGACGACGCATATCCACAGAACAAGCTGTATCCAAGTAATCCTTTAGCAAAAgctaaagataaattattgatcGATAGATTTAATACAGTAATATCGACTATTTATAAG GCACTTTATTCAGAAATGGCATTGGAGCAGGATGTATTCAATGAGGCGTTAACTGGCTTAGAACTCTTTGATCAGGAATTGGCGAGGAGAGAAACTCCCTTTTTTGGAGGCAGCAAACCTGGTATGTTGGACCTTATGATATGGCCATGGTGTGAAAGAGCAGATGTGATAAGGATTATAAAGGGAGAGCAGTTTGTTATACCTCGGGATCGTTTTTTGCGACtg CTTGAATGGAGAGTTGCCATGAAAGAGGATCCTGCGGTGAGCGGCAGTTTTCTGGATGCCGAAGTACATGCCAAGTATATGCGCAGTCGTCTAGCAGGGACACCTCAATATGATTTAATAGTCAATAGCTAA